A window of the Oscillospiraceae bacterium NTUH-002-81 genome harbors these coding sequences:
- the larB gene encoding nickel pincer cofactor biosynthesis protein LarB, which produces MDIKTMLEQVQAGQMPVEQAEELLKNLPYEDLGYAKLDHHRKLRSGFGEVVFCAGKPDEYLAEIFQKFYEEDGEVMGTRASREQYELVKALVPEIVYDPVSRIMKAEKPGKAHVGNIAVCTGGTADIPVAEEAAQTAEFFGSHVERIYDVGVAGIHRLLAQRERIRKANCVVAVAGMEGALGTVIAGLVENPVIAVPTSVGYGASFHGLSALLTMINSCANGISVVNIDNGYGAGYLATQINRLAVKKV; this is translated from the coding sequence ATGGACATCAAAACAATGCTGGAGCAGGTGCAGGCAGGGCAGATGCCCGTGGAACAGGCAGAAGAACTGCTGAAGAATCTGCCGTATGAGGACCTGGGATATGCCAAGCTGGATCATCACCGGAAACTCCGGTCAGGGTTCGGGGAAGTGGTCTTTTGTGCCGGGAAACCGGATGAATATCTGGCGGAAATTTTTCAGAAGTTTTATGAAGAGGATGGGGAAGTGATGGGGACGAGAGCCAGTCGGGAACAGTATGAGCTGGTGAAGGCACTTGTGCCGGAGATCGTCTATGATCCCGTCAGCCGGATCATGAAGGCGGAGAAGCCCGGGAAGGCGCATGTGGGGAATATTGCGGTATGTACCGGTGGGACGGCGGATATCCCGGTGGCAGAAGAGGCGGCTCAGACAGCAGAATTTTTCGGCAGTCATGTGGAGCGGATTTATGACGTGGGAGTGGCGGGTATCCACAGGCTGCTGGCACAGCGGGAACGCATCCGGAAAGCCAACTGCGTGGTAGCGGTGGCCGGTATGGAAGGGGCGTTGGGAACCGTAATCGCAGGGCTGGTGGAGAACCCGGTGATCGCCGTGCCTACCTCCGTAGGGTATGGCGCCAGCTTTCATGGGCTTTCGGCGTTGCTGACGATGATTAATTCCTGTGCAAATGGCATTTCAGTGGTAAATATTGACAACGGATACGGGGCAGGCTATCTGGCCACGCAGATAAACAGACTGGCGGTGAAAAAAGTATGA